A window of Chlorobium phaeobacteroides DSM 266 genomic DNA:
AAAATTCGTCAGCGTTATTTAGGTACATTTATAATCTATACTGAATTTGGATATACCAAGTCGTTTGTTGAGTTCTATTAGAGGATTCGGAAAGTCGGGCAATAAGGAAACAGGCAGGACTTTCTTTTGCCGCCCATCCGCATATGCTTCCGTCATGCTTGCGGCTTTGCTTTGGCCGATCAAGGGGCAGACACGAGGCTTATTCAGGACTATCTTGGACACAGGTACATACAGCACACCGTCATTTACGCGGCAGCAAATCCGGAAAGGTTTGAGTAGTTATGGCGGTAAAGTATTTGTTTGTGATAAAATGCATTCTCGGGAGTAAATAATGTCTTACAAATATGTTGTAAACCGATGTATTTCAAGAATTTACAACCCCGTTGTGGTCTTATCCTGAATAATTCATGAGACTGCAAAAGAGAGGCATCTCGAGCCAAAAATGAGCCTGCCATAGGCGAAGCCAACCTGAGATGCCGACCTGTCTTGTCTTCGCGTCATACGTTCACCCCTTATCGGAAATTTACTGATGCCGGAAAAGCGGCTTATCCCCGTAAGACTATGGCCTCAGATACCATGAGGCCATAGTCTTGCCTTGACGTCATGACTTTTACGCCCTTCCTGTAGCTCTGTTTGATTGTTACCTTCCCCCTCTGGAAACGATACAGCATTACGGAATTGCTGTTGATGGCCATGGGACTGATCGCAGGTGCTCAAGGACGGCGAAGCACTTGTTCAGTATCGGTTTGTACGGATATGAGGTCGGCAGATGCACCTTGATGCGTGTCTTCATCTCAATGACCTTCGCTCCGATTTTCAGGAGCTTCAATCGGATTGTCTCGAAGGTCGCCGTGGCAAGGGCGGTGCCCCGGAGCAGGTTGGTCTGGAAGGCGTGGACCAGGACATAGGCCGCCGAATGCAGGAAGACCCTGAACTGGTTGGCAAGAAAGCGATGGCATGAGGTCCGGTCGCTTTTCATGAACGTTTTATGCGCCTTGATGTAGAGTTCATCGTTGCCACGTGCACTGTAAATCTGCTCGTACAGAGTCTTGGCCTTTGCCTCCTGCATGTCGGTGCTGATGAAGCGCACGTTCAGCCCCTTTTCGGTCATCTCGACCTTGGCGACCACTCTGCGGGTCTCCTTCCAGCTCCGTGCCTGATACTGAAAGGTATGGTAACGGCGGTATCCGGCTCCATGCTTCTTGACCTCCTCAATAATGTCCTTGACGGAGCGAAGCAGCACGTCATTACCGCCGAGGCCGGTCACGCTGTAGCAGTTCTGCTCTCTGGCAAGGAAGGAGTAGACTTCCGGCACACCGTAATGGCTGTCGCCGCGGTAGACGATGATTGTTTCCGGCCACCTGCTCCGGATATGGCGGACAATGCGCTTCACGTATGATAC
This region includes:
- a CDS encoding IS1380-like element ISCph6 family transposase; this encodes MQLPYTNIHTDQPNQQALFPDCFEVSVAPVKGKKVVLDFQGGNATSDAGVLLLKEVESMTRIVPKLADCIADSRRTSSVMHSIPDLIAQRVYQIACGYEDGNDSNSMRKDPALKMALNRLPESGDDLASQPTFSRLENMVTRPELYRMAVGFLDHFLDSYTEAPRVIVLDFDDTEDVVHGKQQLALFNGYHQETCYQPLHVFEGLTGKLIASILRPGRRPTGKEIVSYVKRIVRHIRSRWPETIIVYRGDSHYGVPEVYSFLAREQNCYSVTGLGGNDVLLRSVKDIIEEVKKHGAGYRRYHTFQYQARSWKETRRVVAKVEMTEKGLNVRFISTDMQEAKAKTLYEQIYSARGNDELYIKAHKTFMKSDRTSCHRFLANQFRVFLHSAAYVLVHAFQTNLLRGTALATATFETIRLKLLKIGAKVIEMKTRIKVHLPTSYPYKPILNKCFAVLEHLRSVPWPSTAIP